The following coding sequences are from one Arcobacter nitrofigilis DSM 7299 window:
- a CDS encoding NCS2 family permease → MGFFKLKKYNTNVKTEFTAGLTTFLTMMYIVPVNGFILADAGLPMDAVITATALITILATIFSGLWSNTPIAMSVGMGLNAYFSYGLVLGMKIPWQTGLGIVFLSGILFVILSFTNFRVWIMTSIPLNLRRAISAGIGTFIAFIGLKQMGMIVASPATLVTLGDFTKDTVLLGTFGLILTFVLFAYNLKGAFILSILITSIVGWIFGIGAAPTSLFSSPASISPIFFHLDIMSAISLSLLPVIITFLVTDMFDTLGTLTGVGSRANLFQENNKDDKSLQKTLEADAIATVGGSLLGVSTTTAFVESASGVEAGGRTGLTAVFTALLFITTLFMLPLFKSIPPNAIYPILVVVGVLMFSELGKINFEKVDFATSAAAFFIVLLMPLTYSITNGISAGFIVYTIIKLVKKETKDINIGIILLTFISLLVFILRG, encoded by the coding sequence GTGGGTTTTTTTAAATTAAAAAAATATAATACAAATGTCAAGACTGAGTTCACTGCTGGGTTAACGACATTTTTGACGATGATGTATATCGTCCCAGTAAATGGATTTATACTTGCAGATGCAGGTCTTCCAATGGATGCAGTTATTACTGCCACTGCTTTAATTACTATTTTAGCTACAATTTTTTCAGGTCTTTGGTCAAATACTCCAATTGCCATGAGTGTAGGAATGGGACTAAATGCTTATTTCTCATATGGTTTAGTTTTAGGTATGAAAATACCTTGGCAAACAGGTTTAGGTATAGTTTTCCTTTCTGGTATTTTATTTGTTATTTTATCTTTTACAAATTTTAGGGTTTGGATTATGACTTCTATCCCTCTTAATTTAAGAAGAGCAATTAGTGCAGGTATCGGTACTTTTATTGCTTTTATTGGTTTAAAACAAATGGGTATGATAGTTGCTAGTCCTGCTACTTTAGTTACTTTAGGTGATTTTACAAAAGATACTGTTTTATTAGGTACTTTTGGTTTGATTTTGACTTTTGTTTTATTCGCTTATAATTTAAAAGGTGCTTTTATTTTGTCTATTCTTATAACTTCAATAGTTGGATGGATATTTGGTATTGGAGCAGCTCCTACATCGTTATTTTCAAGTCCCGCATCTATTTCACCAATATTTTTCCACTTAGATATTATGAGTGCAATTAGTTTGTCACTTTTACCTGTTATTATTACATTTTTAGTTACTGATATGTTTGATACTCTAGGTACTTTAACAGGAGTTGGGTCAAGAGCTAATCTTTTTCAAGAGAATAATAAAGATGATAAGTCTTTACAAAAAACACTTGAAGCAGATGCAATTGCAACAGTAGGTGGAAGTTTATTGGGTGTTTCGACAACTACAGCATTTGTTGAAAGTGCTTCAGGGGTAGAAGCTGGTGGACGAACAGGATTAACAGCTGTTTTTACAGCTCTTTTATTTATAACAACTCTGTTTATGTTACCACTTTTTAAATCTATACCACCAAATGCAATTTATCCTATTTTGGTAGTTGTTGGAGTATTGATGTTTAGTGAACTAGGAAAAATAAATTTTGAGAAAGTGGATTTTGCAACTTCAGCAGCAGCTTTTTTTATAGTTTTACTTATGCCATTGACCTATTCGATTACAAATGGTATATCAGCAGGTTTTATCGTTTATACAATTATAAAATTAGTGAAAAAAGAGACAAAAGATATAAATATTGGAATTATCCTTTTAACATTTATTTCTTTATTAGTTTTTATATTAAGAGGTTAG
- a CDS encoding sensor domain-containing diguanylate cyclase, translated as MQLKQFNILIKLLFPMIIGLFLISIISIGSDFFNLEKNIKSEAKSYFHNTSITIDYILEKNIDLMKTLTFQITKNKTIIKEFENNNKKALFKSLSVLFEHYHINHNITHFYLHKKDQYKYLSIHDTSKYKHLTTKVTLTEAINSSKTVSGIEFDMRHHLTLRVVFPVIKDGKVLFYIELGKKIEKIIKEYTENSKADIIFTINKKHITRKDFVKWLDKNDKERSFDALENYYILDSSIPKIDKALERDLNKHLNFNSQFVENEGKKYIIHSQSYFDTSNKELGKLFILKDITDQYKTLYSSILETTIITLFILLITIWYYFKHIRKTESELNYAYKYVQQLSAIDGLTKLYNKQYYLDNVLKLIQNFSRFNSYVSFILIDVDNFKKYNDNYGHLKGDDVLIQVSKIIKNNFKRDTEYCFRVGGEEFLIVSASKDEENGNKMADALCKKIQDKNLEHKFNENFGVITVSIGLVTKHISYDIKIDELYNNADKALYQSKQSGRNKVTVFKEIVQKPVSSN; from the coding sequence TTGCAATTGAAACAGTTTAATATCTTAATAAAACTATTATTTCCTATGATTATAGGTCTATTTCTTATCTCTATTATTTCTATTGGCTCAGATTTTTTTAATCTTGAAAAAAATATAAAATCTGAAGCAAAAAGCTATTTTCACAATACTTCAATTACAATTGATTATATATTAGAAAAAAATATTGATTTAATGAAAACTCTTACTTTTCAAATAACAAAAAATAAGACAATAATAAAAGAATTTGAAAATAACAATAAAAAGGCACTTTTTAAATCTTTATCAGTTTTATTTGAACACTATCATATAAATCATAATATAACTCATTTCTATTTACATAAAAAAGATCAATATAAATATTTATCAATACATGATACAAGTAAATATAAACATTTAACTACAAAAGTTACTTTAACTGAAGCAATAAATTCATCAAAAACAGTTAGCGGTATTGAATTTGATATGAGACATCATTTGACTCTTAGAGTTGTTTTTCCTGTTATAAAAGATGGAAAAGTTTTATTTTATATTGAATTAGGTAAAAAAATAGAAAAAATAATAAAAGAATATACTGAAAATTCTAAAGCAGACATTATTTTTACAATAAATAAAAAACATATAACACGAAAAGATTTTGTTAAATGGCTAGATAAAAATGATAAAGAAAGGTCTTTTGATGCTTTAGAAAACTATTATATATTAGATTCAAGTATTCCAAAAATTGATAAAGCATTAGAAAGGGATTTAAATAAACATTTAAACTTTAATAGTCAGTTTGTAGAAAATGAAGGTAAAAAATATATAATTCATAGTCAAAGTTATTTTGATACTAGTAATAAAGAACTAGGGAAACTTTTTATTTTAAAAGATATAACCGACCAATATAAAACTTTATACAGCTCAATTTTAGAGACAACAATTATAACTCTTTTTATATTACTTATAACTATTTGGTATTATTTTAAACATATAAGAAAGACAGAAAGTGAGTTAAATTATGCATATAAATATGTTCAACAATTATCTGCAATAGATGGTCTTACAAAGCTTTATAATAAACAATACTATTTAGATAACGTATTAAAATTAATTCAAAATTTCTCAAGATTTAATTCATATGTAAGCTTTATTTTAATAGATGTTGATAATTTTAAGAAGTATAATGACAATTATGGGCATTTAAAAGGAGATGATGTCCTTATTCAGGTTTCTAAAATCATAAAAAATAATTTTAAAAGGGATACAGAATATTGTTTTAGAGTTGGTGGAGAAGAATTTTTAATTGTTAGTGCAAGTAAAGATGAAGAAAATGGTAACAAGATGGCAGATGCTTTGTGTAAAAAAATACAAGATAAAAACTTAGAGCATAAATTTAATGAAAATTTTGGTGTAATTACAGTCTCAATAGGATTAGTAACAAAACATATTTCTTATGATATTAAAATAGATGAGTTATATAACAATGCTGATAAGGCTTTATATCAATCTAAACAAAGTGGAAGAAATAAAGTAACAGTTTTTAAAGAAATCGTTCAAAAACCTGTTTCAAGTAACTAG
- a CDS encoding NUDIX domain-containing protein: protein MKNIIKDFKISVLENTKFVHPVKITYNQNGVDKSWEAVKSFDSVAVLLYNEDKNAFLLVKQFRPPVYLNDKSNLCTYELCAGIIDKDISLEMIVKEEIDEECGYDVPLENIEKITSFYTNVGVSGGKQNLYYAKINDSMKTHAGGGIHDEQIETMYLPIDEYKEFIYDESKAKTPGLMFSFMWFMQNNISN from the coding sequence ATGAAAAATATAATTAAAGATTTTAAAATATCAGTACTAGAAAATACAAAGTTCGTCCATCCTGTAAAAATCACGTATAATCAAAATGGTGTAGATAAAAGTTGGGAAGCTGTTAAAAGCTTTGATTCAGTTGCAGTTTTGTTATATAACGAAGATAAAAATGCTTTTCTTTTAGTAAAACAGTTTAGACCTCCAGTTTATTTAAATGATAAATCAAATTTGTGCACGTATGAACTTTGTGCTGGGATTATTGACAAAGATATTTCTTTGGAAATGATTGTAAAAGAAGAGATAGATGAAGAGTGTGGATATGACGTTCCTTTGGAAAATATAGAAAAAATTACCTCATTTTATACAAATGTAGGAGTAAGTGGTGGTAAACAAAACTTATACTATGCCAAGATAAATGATAGTATGAAAACCCATGCTGGTGGAGGAATCCATGATGAACAAATAGAAACTATGTATCTACCCATAGATGAATATAAAGAGTTCATTTATGATGAAAGTAAAGCTAAAACCCCAGGTTTGATGTTCTCATTTATGTGGTTTATGCAAAATAATATATCTAATTAG
- a CDS encoding sensor histidine kinase — MNKNEKKALFSFLFIYIGSTALILFILLLSYYKKEINMVGRQCSIEMTSAANMLKANILNAYMERKPFIPTPLKNKKLKYALFDKDKKPIYSQLENNNVNLELKVSHNERHSFHVAKLEEHHEENIAIKYIVIETNQIISETQKLKIYIGVILLLGTCFIACIGYLLAKLLLKPVREKVEQMDKFIKDSAHELNTPIAVLMTSASTLKEGRNSEKMLKYIVSSAKQISQLYNDMHYSAFSEQDVFLDVNIDFAELIKESVEFFQDIAITKGIKINEELESCEIFMDKTKTQKIVNNLISNAIKYSNKDSKIMVRVKNTVFSVEDFGIGIDENEQKEIFKRYKRGKNFEGGFGIGLDIVSGVCKEYDLKLSLQSKLNEGSTFSVDFNSVKK, encoded by the coding sequence TTGAACAAAAATGAAAAAAAAGCCTTATTTAGTTTTTTATTTATTTACATAGGCTCAACTGCTTTAATTCTTTTTATTTTATTACTCTCTTATTATAAAAAAGAGATTAATATGGTTGGTCGTCAATGTTCAATTGAGATGACAAGTGCTGCAAATATGTTAAAGGCAAATATACTTAATGCATATATGGAAAGGAAACCTTTTATTCCCACTCCATTAAAAAACAAGAAATTAAAATATGCACTATTTGATAAGGACAAAAAACCTATTTATTCTCAACTTGAAAATAACAATGTAAATTTGGAGTTAAAAGTTTCTCACAATGAAAGGCACTCTTTTCATGTGGCTAAGCTTGAAGAACATCATGAAGAAAACATTGCTATTAAATATATTGTAATTGAAACAAATCAAATAATTAGCGAAACCCAAAAGTTAAAAATTTATATAGGTGTAATTCTACTATTAGGAACTTGTTTTATTGCTTGTATTGGTTATTTATTAGCTAAATTGCTTTTAAAACCTGTTCGAGAAAAAGTAGAACAAATGGATAAATTCATAAAAGATTCTGCTCACGAATTAAACACTCCAATTGCAGTTTTGATGACATCTGCCTCAACTTTAAAAGAGGGGCGAAATTCTGAGAAAATGTTAAAGTATATAGTAAGTAGTGCTAAACAGATTTCACAATTATATAATGATATGCATTATAGTGCTTTTAGTGAACAAGATGTTTTTTTAGATGTTAATATTGATTTTGCTGAGTTGATAAAAGAAAGTGTTGAATTTTTTCAAGATATTGCTATTACAAAAGGTATTAAGATAAATGAAGAACTTGAATCTTGTGAGATATTTATGGATAAAACAAAAACACAAAAAATAGTAAATAATCTTATTTCAAATGCAATTAAATACTCAAATAAAGATTCTAAAATAATGGTAAGAGTAAAAAATACAGTTTTTTCTGTGGAAGATTTTGGAATAGGAATTGATGAAAATGAGCAAAAAGAAATTTTTAAAAGATATAAAAGAGGTAAAAACTTCGAAGGTGGCTTTGGTATTGGATTAGATATTGTAAGTGGAGTTTGTAAAGAGTATGATTTAAAACTCTCTTTGCAATCAAAATTAAACGAAGGCTCAACCTTTTCTGTAGATTTTAATTCAGTTAAGAAATAA
- a CDS encoding DUF423 domain-containing protein, whose product MFITKHTKNFLVIASFMMALGVAIGAFGAHGLKATTDEYLMAIFHTGVQYHFYNTIALFGVALITYFLPNSKQIVIAGYLILLGTLLFSCSLYLLVLLKLSWIGIITPFGGTMMVVSWVIIAFTIINELKVKE is encoded by the coding sequence ATGTTTATTACAAAACACACAAAAAACTTTTTAGTTATTGCTTCATTTATGATGGCACTTGGAGTTGCTATTGGTGCTTTTGGAGCACATGGTTTAAAAGCAACTACTGATGAATACTTAATGGCAATCTTTCATACTGGTGTACAATACCATTTTTACAATACAATTGCACTATTTGGTGTGGCACTTATCACTTATTTTTTACCAAATTCAAAACAAATCGTTATTGCAGGATATTTGATTCTTTTAGGTACTTTACTTTTTTCTTGTTCATTGTATTTATTAGTTTTATTAAAACTTTCTTGGATTGGAATAATTACACCTTTTGGTGGAACTATGATGGTAGTTTCATGGGTAATTATTGCATTTACTATAATAAATGAATTAAAAGTAAAAGAATAA
- a CDS encoding response regulator transcription factor, whose product MRVLLLEDDLALSDILNDYLVHKGYEVTLCTKGEDALEQLVDSVYDFAILDVNTPTMSGLDVLKHIRNDYKSQTPIIIITAYQDTKHLKSAFELGSDDYIKKPFDLVELEQRINKLCRYFSLGTSDEIKIDTNISFFPEESLVVVDDKKIRLAQKEKEILKYFVIHSNRVISSEELLQNIWQYDEQPTDATIRVYIKNLRETLGKEKIETIRGIGYKFEQK is encoded by the coding sequence ATGAGAGTTTTACTTTTAGAGGATGATTTAGCATTAAGTGATATTTTAAATGATTATTTGGTACATAAAGGTTATGAAGTAACCTTATGTACAAAAGGCGAAGATGCCTTAGAACAATTAGTTGATAGTGTGTATGACTTTGCTATTCTTGATGTAAATACTCCTACTATGTCAGGGCTTGATGTATTAAAACATATAAGAAATGACTATAAAAGCCAAACCCCAATTATTATTATCACTGCATATCAAGATACAAAACATTTAAAATCTGCTTTTGAACTTGGAAGTGATGATTATATAAAAAAACCTTTTGATTTAGTAGAATTAGAACAAAGAATAAATAAACTTTGTAGATATTTTTCACTTGGAACAAGTGATGAAATAAAAATTGATACTAATATCTCTTTTTTTCCAGAAGAATCTTTAGTTGTGGTTGATGATAAAAAAATTAGATTGGCTCAAAAAGAAAAAGAGATTTTGAAATATTTTGTAATCCATTCAAATAGGGTTATTTCTTCTGAAGAACTATTACAAAACATTTGGCAATATGACGAACAACCAACAGATGCAACAATAAGGGTTTATATAAAGAATCTTAGGGAAACTTTAGGAAAAGAGAAAATAGAGACTATACGAGGAATAGGGTACAAATTTGAACAAAAATGA
- a CDS encoding YajQ family cyclic di-GMP-binding protein — MAVKEHGFDISAKLDMQELKNAVIQSQKEIETRYDFKGLKAEIDFNQGAKTITLISSSDNKVDAMYDILISKMNKRGLSINSLDEAKKDDSSGGNRKYVYAIVDSIKQDEAKQIQTEIKNLKLKVKAVNQGDEIRVTGKNIDDLQTIMKHLKSMDFKSPLVFDNFK, encoded by the coding sequence ATGGCAGTAAAAGAACATGGATTTGATATCTCTGCAAAATTAGATATGCAAGAGTTAAAAAATGCAGTTATTCAATCACAAAAAGAGATAGAGACTAGATATGATTTCAAAGGATTAAAAGCAGAAATCGATTTTAATCAAGGGGCTAAAACTATTACTTTAATATCTTCAAGTGACAATAAAGTTGATGCTATGTATGATATTTTAATTTCAAAGATGAACAAAAGAGGACTATCTATTAACTCACTTGATGAAGCAAAAAAAGATGATAGTTCAGGTGGAAATAGAAAATATGTCTATGCTATAGTTGATTCTATAAAACAAGATGAAGCAAAACAAATTCAAACAGAGATAAAAAACTTAAAACTAAAAGTAAAAGCTGTAAATCAAGGTGATGAGATAAGAGTTACTGGTAAAAATATTGATGATTTGCAAACTATTATGAAACATCTAAAATCAATGGATTTTAAATCACCACTTGTTTTTGATAATTTCAAGTAA
- a CDS encoding phosphoribosyltransferase, whose amino-acid sequence MQEKYYYGYDEFKEDTQILVDKCRDYEPEILLAVARGGLTLSHLMGQAMNMRNVFSLNSIHYEGELKLDTFNIFNIPDVSHAKRVLVIDDIVDSGETMREILKTLREKFPHTEFKLATIFYKPTACLSADYSVKIADKWIEFFWEVDII is encoded by the coding sequence TTGCAAGAAAAGTATTATTATGGTTATGATGAGTTCAAGGAAGATACTCAAATTTTAGTAGATAAGTGTAGGGATTATGAACCCGAAATTTTGTTGGCAGTTGCAAGGGGTGGGCTTACGTTATCTCACCTTATGGGACAAGCAATGAATATGAGAAATGTTTTTTCTCTTAACTCTATTCATTATGAGGGTGAGTTAAAATTAGATACATTTAATATTTTTAATATTCCTGATGTATCACATGCTAAAAGAGTTTTAGTTATTGATGATATTGTAGATAGTGGTGAAACTATGAGAGAAATTTTAAAAACTCTAAGAGAAAAATTTCCCCATACAGAATTTAAACTAGCTACAATATTTTATAAACCAACTGCTTGTTTAAGTGCTGATTATTCAGTAAAAATTGCAGATAAGTGGATAGAATTTTTTTGGGAAGTTGATATAATATAA
- the pdxR gene encoding MocR-like pyridoxine biosynthesis transcription factor PdxR translates to MYFIDKNSKTPLHIQLYEEIKKEVIHNLKVGDKLQSIRKVAIIYNLSKTSVEGAYSQLVAEGYIDSYPKSGYFVSDTNYKNFNDDSIIAIENEQKADNFIYNFYPARLEKDSFPLKLWKRIFNKAIDETIDFGGYSDGQGEYGLRDEIAKYLIESRGVKCNASQVIVCNGFDDSLGLIIRLINKKYDTLAIEHPGYHIARKVFESSEYKIKKIPVDKNGIDLKELEKSKAKLVYITPSHQYPTGVAMPISNRLRLLDWAEKNEALIIEDDYDSELTYETRPIPALQGLDSFDRVVYVGTFSKSLSPAIRVSYLVVPRFLLKEFNDTFESRVSLFTQKTLEKFMSEGHWERHLRKIRTLNKKKHYLMKKVLEEKLGTTVKIVNQGGGLAIHISPKVSFDWDKLEKLAIKNEIKLHYAKERAGGEWQALMMGFGGFKEEEIEEAVSAFSKIWHECIL, encoded by the coding sequence TTGTATTTTATTGATAAAAATAGTAAAACACCTTTACATATTCAGTTATATGAAGAGATAAAAAAAGAAGTAATACATAATCTAAAAGTTGGCGATAAACTCCAATCCATAAGAAAAGTTGCCATAATATATAACTTAAGTAAAACTAGTGTTGAAGGTGCATATTCTCAACTTGTAGCAGAAGGTTATATTGATAGTTATCCAAAAAGTGGATATTTCGTAAGTGATACAAATTATAAAAATTTTAATGATGATAGTATTATTGCTATTGAAAATGAACAAAAAGCTGATAATTTTATTTATAATTTTTATCCAGCAAGATTGGAAAAGGACTCTTTTCCTCTTAAATTATGGAAAAGAATTTTCAATAAAGCCATAGATGAGACAATTGATTTTGGTGGATATTCTGATGGACAAGGAGAATATGGCTTAAGAGATGAGATTGCTAAATATTTAATAGAATCTAGAGGTGTAAAGTGTAATGCTAGCCAAGTTATTGTTTGTAATGGATTTGATGATTCCTTAGGATTAATAATTAGACTTATAAATAAAAAATATGATACTTTAGCAATAGAACATCCTGGTTATCATATTGCTAGAAAAGTTTTTGAATCAAGTGAGTATAAAATAAAAAAAATACCAGTTGATAAAAATGGGATTGATTTAAAAGAACTAGAAAAGTCAAAAGCAAAATTAGTTTATATTACTCCATCTCATCAATATCCTACGGGAGTTGCTATGCCCATATCAAATAGATTGAGACTTTTAGATTGGGCAGAAAAAAATGAAGCATTAATTATTGAAGATGATTATGATAGTGAATTAACATATGAAACTAGACCAATACCTGCTTTACAAGGTTTAGATAGTTTTGATAGGGTTGTTTATGTAGGAACATTTTCTAAGTCTCTTTCCCCTGCTATTAGAGTTAGTTATTTAGTTGTTCCAAGATTTTTATTAAAAGAGTTTAATGATACTTTTGAATCAAGAGTAAGCCTATTTACACAAAAAACTTTGGAAAAATTTATGAGTGAAGGTCATTGGGAACGTCATTTACGGAAAATAAGAACACTAAATAAGAAGAAACATTATCTCATGAAAAAAGTACTTGAAGAAAAATTAGGCACAACTGTGAAAATAGTAAATCAAGGCGGAGGTTTAGCTATACATATTAGTCCAAAAGTTTCTTTTGATTGGGATAAATTAGAAAAATTAGCAATAAAAAATGAAATAAAACTTCATTATGCAAAAGAGAGAGCAGGGGGAGAGTGGCAAGCTTTAATGATGGGATTTGGTGGATTTAAAGAAGAAGAGATAGAAGAAGCAGTAAGTGCTTTTTCTAAGATTTGGCATGAATGTATCTTATGA
- a CDS encoding damage-control phosphatase ARMT1 family protein: MNITKDCVECIIGQIDKATKLLKLDVPLANEINDEVKKRALDFDFKKSPPFVAKEVYEYLGYKTNLKDPLETLKQESIKKATTYLPLIEDKISSSEDKLFTAIKAAVAGNVIDFATTKEFSLDEEINSIFQTDFSINDYEIFKEKLEKTDSLIILADNAGENVFDKVLVKTIINLYPNIKIHYATRGKAIINDITTKEALQSGIDKYCEVISSGVDTPGLDKSRASKEFMELFDKTPLVLSKGMGNFECLESYKDNKIFFLFKVKCNVVANTISRNLGEIVLKRG; encoded by the coding sequence ATGAATATAACAAAAGATTGTGTTGAGTGTATAATTGGACAAATAGATAAAGCAACAAAATTATTAAAACTAGATGTTCCTCTAGCAAATGAGATAAATGATGAAGTAAAAAAAAGAGCCTTAGATTTTGATTTTAAAAAATCACCTCCCTTTGTAGCTAAAGAAGTTTATGAATATTTAGGTTATAAGACAAATTTAAAAGATCCATTAGAAACTTTAAAACAAGAATCTATAAAAAAAGCTACTACATATTTACCTCTAATAGAAGATAAAATCTCTTCAAGTGAAGATAAGCTTTTTACAGCCATAAAAGCAGCAGTTGCTGGCAATGTAATTGATTTTGCAACAACAAAAGAGTTTAGTTTGGATGAGGAGATAAACTCTATCTTTCAAACAGATTTTTCAATAAATGATTATGAGATATTTAAAGAGAAATTAGAAAAAACAGACTCTTTGATTATCTTAGCAGATAATGCTGGTGAAAATGTATTTGATAAAGTTTTAGTTAAAACAATAATAAATTTATATCCAAATATCAAAATACATTATGCCACAAGAGGAAAAGCAATAATAAATGATATCACTACAAAAGAGGCTTTACAAAGTGGTATTGATAAATATTGTGAAGTAATTAGTTCAGGAGTTGATACTCCCGGATTAGATAAAAGTAGAGCTTCAAAAGAGTTTATGGAACTATTTGATAAAACACCGCTAGTACTATCAAAAGGTATGGGTAATTTTGAGTGTTTAGAATCATACAAAGATAATAAAATCTTTTTCTTATTTAAAGTAAAATGTAATGTTGTGGCAAATACTATATCTAGAAATTTAGGAGAGATAGTCTTAAAAAGAGGATGA
- a CDS encoding DUF6172 family protein, giving the protein MKKTFKLQVENKKTERVVESIKNEIRKYIKREQRKALPADKNYWFFDCKFAKANETPVEIPLSHVIKSIDLAAADNCETFYLEIIARAEFRKEKQRVQSLDETSSEELEISEEINEEDI; this is encoded by the coding sequence TTGAAAAAAACTTTTAAACTACAAGTAGAAAATAAAAAAACTGAACGAGTAGTAGAATCAATAAAAAATGAGATTAGAAAATATATAAAAAGAGAACAAAGAAAAGCTTTACCAGCAGATAAAAACTATTGGTTTTTTGATTGTAAATTCGCAAAAGCTAATGAAACACCAGTTGAAATCCCACTTTCTCATGTTATAAAATCTATTGATTTAGCAGCAGCGGATAATTGCGAGACTTTTTATTTAGAGATTATTGCAAGAGCAGAATTTAGAAAAGAGAAACAAAGAGTTCAATCTTTAGATGAGACAAGTTCTGAAGAATTAGAGATAAGTGAAGAGATAAACGAAGAGGATATTTAA
- the aat gene encoding leucyl/phenylalanyl-tRNA--protein transferase translates to MKLLDDKEKIYLLDDNNFDFPTLNMMKDDLVAIGGDFHPQRIVNAYQNGIFPWFIDEYNYIHWFSPKKRMVLYPEEFRLTKSLKRVIKNKGFVVKSNERFEDVIKSCANIKRKHEDSTWISHEFIQAYTNLFHLEYAFSIECYLDDKLVGGLYGLLIGDVFCGESMFSLEKDASKVAFYHLCKQAKQNGIKIIDCQVYNEHLASLGAKEIPREEYFKILKNNS, encoded by the coding sequence ATGAAACTATTAGATGATAAAGAAAAAATTTACCTTCTCGATGATAATAACTTTGATTTTCCGACACTAAATATGATGAAAGATGACTTAGTAGCAATTGGTGGTGATTTTCATCCTCAAAGAATAGTCAATGCTTATCAAAATGGAATTTTCCCTTGGTTTATTGACGAATACAATTACATACATTGGTTTAGCCCCAAAAAAAGAATGGTTTTGTATCCTGAAGAGTTTAGACTAACAAAAAGTCTAAAAAGAGTGATAAAAAACAAAGGCTTTGTTGTAAAGTCAAACGAACGATTTGAAGATGTTATAAAATCATGTGCCAATATAAAAAGAAAACATGAAGATAGCACTTGGATAAGCCATGAGTTTATACAAGCTTATACAAATCTTTTCCATCTTGAATATGCCTTTTCAATAGAGTGTTATTTAGATGATAAACTTGTGGGTGGACTTTATGGATTACTTATAGGAGATGTCTTTTGTGGAGAGAGTATGTTTTCCCTAGAAAAAGATGCTTCAAAAGTAGCCTTTTATCACCTATGCAAGCAAGCAAAACAAAATGGCATCAAAATAATAGATTGTCAAGTTTATAATGAGCATCTTGCTAGCTTGGGAGCAAAGGAAATTCCTAGAGAAGAATATTTTAAAATTTTAAAAAATAACTCATAA